A region from the Lentimonas sp. CC4 genome encodes:
- a CDS encoding HAD-IIB family hydrolase: MSNKSDKGIRIALISLHGLIRGSDPEYGRDEDTGGQTRYVIELARALSKREDVAHVDLITRHVIDERVDSDYAKLIEPLNDKASIVRIAFGPKRYISKTRLWPYMESFVDQCLQYFQKNRSFPDVIHGHYAESGYGGGQLARLLGVPFVFTGHSLGRIKKERLLESGISEEKMEERYRLSRRIEAEEFALETCSLICTSTHQEVKEQYECYEHYVPERMEVIPPGIDLGAFHPPIEDEAQSDLVASIRSFLKEPDKPIIAAMARPDERKNLEMLVKVYGESPALQRRANLVLILGSRDDIRSMPAGQRTVLTRILTLIDVYDLYGKVAYPKQHEPREVPTLYREITRTGGVFVNAAMTEPFGLTLLEAAASGAPIVATNNGGPNDIIGNCHNGCLVDPFDPESIERALMHALLEPEQWSVWSKAGLKNVHEYYSWDTHCDRYMRSVKEIVVQADPNPILRRGRKPRNLPQIDRLVVADIDNTLTGDDDAMHRFFDLIAQVDENIGFGIATGRCYEEALQLIDAHDMPRPEVLIAAVGTEIYYGKNLTKDTSWQQHIDFRWEPEAIRQLLATVDGLHYQDEHEQSRFKISYGYDAKVAPKVAAIRRMLRENGIRANLIVSLGMFLDVIPFRAGSGLSIRHMAYKWGFPMESVLVAGDSGNDETMLSGNTLGVVVGNYSKELEKLRRHPRVYFAEGNHAAGIIEGIDYYNFLEDIRIPNDRVTEPDA, from the coding sequence ATGAGCAATAAAAGTGATAAAGGAATACGCATAGCTTTAATTAGCTTGCATGGTTTAATACGTGGCTCGGATCCAGAGTATGGGCGTGATGAGGACACTGGCGGTCAAACGCGTTATGTAATCGAACTGGCGCGTGCACTGTCGAAGCGGGAGGATGTCGCGCATGTTGATTTGATTACGCGGCATGTTATCGATGAGCGAGTCGACTCTGATTATGCCAAACTAATTGAGCCGTTGAATGACAAGGCATCGATTGTCCGTATTGCTTTTGGTCCTAAACGTTACATTAGTAAGACTCGGTTATGGCCATACATGGAATCTTTTGTGGATCAGTGTCTGCAATATTTTCAAAAGAACCGATCCTTTCCGGATGTGATTCATGGGCACTATGCCGAGTCTGGTTATGGTGGAGGGCAACTCGCTCGTCTATTGGGTGTGCCTTTTGTATTTACTGGTCACTCTTTGGGGCGCATCAAAAAAGAGCGTTTGTTGGAGTCGGGAATCAGTGAAGAGAAAATGGAGGAACGCTATCGCCTTTCACGACGTATTGAGGCGGAAGAATTTGCGCTGGAGACTTGTTCATTGATCTGCACCAGCACGCATCAGGAAGTGAAGGAACAATACGAGTGCTATGAACACTACGTTCCTGAACGCATGGAAGTGATTCCGCCGGGTATTGATTTGGGCGCATTTCACCCGCCGATTGAGGATGAAGCGCAGTCTGATTTGGTAGCTTCTATTCGTAGTTTTTTGAAGGAGCCAGACAAGCCAATCATCGCGGCGATGGCTCGGCCTGATGAGCGTAAAAATTTAGAAATGCTAGTGAAGGTGTATGGAGAGTCGCCCGCTCTGCAGCGGCGTGCCAATCTAGTTTTAATTCTTGGAAGTCGTGATGACATCCGCTCGATGCCAGCTGGACAGCGCACTGTATTGACACGTATTTTGACCTTAATCGATGTGTATGATCTTTACGGTAAGGTGGCGTATCCGAAGCAACATGAGCCTCGTGAAGTGCCGACACTGTATCGTGAGATCACTCGAACTGGAGGCGTTTTTGTGAATGCTGCGATGACAGAACCATTCGGCTTAACACTGCTGGAAGCTGCTGCCAGCGGCGCTCCTATTGTCGCGACTAACAATGGTGGCCCCAATGATATTATTGGTAATTGCCACAATGGTTGTCTGGTGGATCCCTTCGATCCTGAGTCGATTGAGCGCGCATTGATGCACGCTTTATTAGAGCCTGAGCAATGGTCTGTTTGGTCCAAGGCTGGGTTGAAGAATGTGCACGAGTATTACTCTTGGGACACGCACTGTGATCGCTACATGCGGAGTGTAAAAGAAATTGTTGTGCAAGCGGACCCCAATCCAATCTTACGTCGAGGACGGAAGCCACGTAATCTGCCACAGATTGATCGTTTGGTGGTAGCTGATATCGACAATACACTGACTGGCGATGATGATGCGATGCATCGGTTCTTTGATTTGATTGCCCAAGTCGATGAGAACATCGGTTTTGGAATCGCGACCGGACGCTGCTATGAGGAAGCCTTACAGTTAATTGATGCGCACGACATGCCTCGCCCCGAAGTGTTGATTGCCGCGGTTGGCACTGAAATCTATTATGGTAAGAATCTCACTAAAGATACGAGTTGGCAGCAGCATATAGATTTTCGTTGGGAACCAGAGGCAATACGCCAGTTACTCGCGACGGTTGATGGTCTACATTATCAAGATGAACACGAGCAGTCTCGCTTCAAGATTAGCTATGGCTATGATGCGAAAGTTGCACCTAAGGTTGCTGCGATTCGCCGTATGCTGCGTGAAAATGGAATTCGCGCGAATCTGATTGTATCACTGGGAATGTTTTTGGATGTGATTCCTTTTCGCGCTGGAAGCGGGTTGAGCATTCGTCATATGGCATACAAGTGGGGTTTTCCGATGGAAAGTGTCTTGGTTGCGGGGGATTCCGGGAATGATGAAACCATGCTGAGTGGAAACACCTTGGGAGTCGTTGTTGGGAATTATAGCAAGGAGCTTGAAAAACTTCGACGTCATCCGCGGGTATACTTTGCAGAAGGTAACCACGCTGCTGGAATCATCGAAGGAATTGATTATTATAATTTCCTTGAAGATATACGCATACCGAATGATCGCGTAACTGAACCAGATGCTTGA
- a CDS encoding HAD-IIB family hydrolase encodes MQQIMTSTIATTSPFVLVTDLDGTLIPLKDSAENTEALNILADNISDKNIKFVYATGRHYASVLEAMKQYELPKPDWIICDVGTSIYIKDDSGYTPFKHYQEYLSTRTQKLPRERIEELLSHIAGLNAQDSEHQGLFKISYYCRITLLEQLIHQVNGKLKQLNLPYHCMGSIDPFENRGLLDILPTSVDKSHAIDWLTTHANFSSEEVVYAGDSGNDYAALCAFKSILVGNASDGLAEQVIKSKAHSAAKTFYHAKGFATSGVVEGCKHYGLIR; translated from the coding sequence ATGCAACAGATAATGACCAGCACCATCGCGACAACGTCTCCTTTTGTATTAGTTACCGACCTAGACGGAACACTGATCCCCTTAAAAGACAGTGCAGAGAACACTGAAGCTCTCAATATACTGGCTGACAACATATCCGATAAAAACATCAAATTTGTCTACGCTACTGGACGTCACTACGCATCCGTCCTTGAAGCAATGAAACAATACGAACTACCCAAACCTGACTGGATCATTTGTGATGTCGGCACCTCCATCTACATCAAAGATGATTCTGGGTATACACCCTTTAAGCACTACCAAGAGTATTTGAGCACACGCACCCAAAAGCTCCCTCGCGAACGAATTGAGGAATTACTATCACATATAGCCGGACTCAACGCACAGGATAGCGAACACCAAGGTTTATTTAAAATAAGTTACTACTGTAGAATCACGCTACTTGAACAGTTAATTCATCAAGTGAATGGGAAGCTAAAGCAATTGAATCTCCCCTACCATTGTATGGGTAGCATCGACCCTTTCGAGAATCGTGGCCTTCTTGACATACTTCCCACAAGCGTCGATAAATCTCATGCGATCGATTGGCTTACAACACACGCAAATTTCAGCTCCGAAGAAGTTGTCTACGCTGGCGACTCTGGGAACGACTACGCAGCACTTTGCGCATTCAAATCGATCCTCGTCGGCAACGCCAGCGATGGGCTCGCAGAGCAGGTCATAAAATCGAAGGCACACTCAGCCGCAAAGACTTTTTACCATGCCAAAGGCTTCGCGACCAGTGGGGTTGTCGAAGGCTGCAAACACTATGGTTTGATCCGCTAG
- the uvrB gene encoding excinuclease ABC subunit UvrB: MDFKLNSDYQPQGDQPQAIQALVESVRAGNKRQTLLGVTGSGKTFTMANMIQQLQRPTLILSHNKTLAAQLYSEFKSFFPDNAVEYFVSFYDYYQPEAYIPQTDTYIEKDSSINDEIERLRIAASSSLISRKDVIVIASVSCIYGLGSPEDFKEMMIPLEAGMEISRDEFLERLVEVLYERNDVAFKRGTFRVRGDVVDIFPAYMETAIRVEFWGDEIESIRELDPLTGATAAVLDIFNLYPATQYATPKEKIAETVPQIRAELDDRIAWFESQNLLLEAQRIRMRTEYDIELLQEMGFCTGIENYSRYLSGRKPGERPFCLIDFFPDDFLLFIDESHATLPQVRAMYNGDRARKERLVEYGFRLPSAMDNRPQTFEEFESITDQTIYVSATPAAHELEVSSVIAEQVIRPTGLIDPVMEIRPIKGQVEDFMGEVRKATEQGERTLATTLTKRMSEDLADYLRESGLSVEYLHSDIDAIERVEILRRLRLGEFDVLIGVNLLREGLDLPEVALVAILDADKEGFLRSATSLIQTAGRAARHEKGRVILYADVMTNSINQTLEVTGARREKQLAYNTEHGITPAGVKRSIDESLQAPGKRYDETEGHDLLAAESGDIDVAHVIAELESEMLEAAQKLEFEKAAMLRDQIDTLQTGKHGGGATGSAKAKPHKRKKAVYNAKGLPKKKR, encoded by the coding sequence GTGGATTTTAAACTAAACAGTGACTATCAACCGCAAGGCGATCAGCCTCAGGCGATTCAGGCCTTGGTGGAGTCGGTGCGTGCGGGCAATAAACGCCAGACTTTGCTCGGTGTGACTGGCTCGGGGAAAACATTCACGATGGCGAATATGATCCAGCAGCTGCAACGTCCGACACTGATTCTCTCGCATAATAAAACTTTAGCCGCACAACTTTACTCGGAGTTTAAGTCCTTCTTTCCTGATAATGCGGTCGAGTATTTTGTCAGCTTTTACGACTACTACCAGCCTGAGGCCTATATCCCTCAAACCGATACCTATATCGAGAAGGACTCTTCGATTAACGATGAGATTGAGCGCCTACGCATTGCTGCATCCTCATCGTTGATCAGTCGCAAGGATGTCATCGTGATTGCCAGTGTCTCTTGCATCTACGGACTCGGTTCGCCTGAGGATTTTAAAGAGATGATGATTCCGCTGGAAGCGGGCATGGAGATTTCTAGAGATGAGTTCCTCGAACGTCTCGTTGAGGTGCTATATGAGCGTAATGATGTCGCTTTCAAGCGTGGCACATTTCGTGTGCGTGGTGATGTGGTCGATATCTTTCCGGCCTATATGGAGACTGCTATTCGTGTGGAATTCTGGGGTGATGAAATCGAGAGCATTCGCGAATTGGATCCGTTGACTGGCGCAACTGCTGCGGTGTTGGACATATTTAATCTGTATCCGGCGACTCAATACGCGACGCCCAAGGAGAAAATTGCGGAGACAGTGCCACAGATACGCGCTGAGTTGGACGATCGTATCGCGTGGTTTGAATCGCAGAACTTACTTCTGGAGGCGCAACGTATTCGTATGCGCACGGAATATGATATTGAGCTATTACAGGAGATGGGGTTTTGCACGGGTATTGAAAATTATTCGCGCTATCTGTCGGGCCGTAAGCCAGGTGAGCGTCCATTTTGCCTGATCGACTTCTTTCCCGATGACTTTCTACTTTTCATTGATGAGAGTCACGCGACGTTGCCGCAAGTGCGGGCAATGTATAATGGCGATCGGGCACGCAAGGAGCGTTTGGTAGAGTATGGATTTCGTTTGCCTTCGGCGATGGACAATCGTCCACAGACCTTTGAGGAGTTTGAATCGATCACGGATCAAACGATCTATGTGTCAGCCACACCAGCAGCGCATGAGTTAGAAGTCTCATCGGTCATTGCGGAGCAAGTGATTCGCCCGACGGGGTTAATTGACCCGGTAATGGAGATTCGTCCGATCAAGGGGCAGGTCGAAGACTTCATGGGTGAGGTCCGCAAGGCTACGGAGCAAGGCGAGCGCACGCTCGCGACGACGTTGACAAAGCGCATGTCGGAGGATTTGGCCGACTATTTGCGCGAGTCGGGCCTGAGTGTGGAGTATTTGCATTCGGATATCGATGCGATCGAGCGTGTAGAGATTCTTCGGCGTTTGAGGTTGGGTGAGTTCGACGTGCTGATCGGAGTCAACTTATTGCGTGAGGGGTTGGATCTTCCCGAGGTGGCATTGGTTGCCATCCTCGATGCGGATAAGGAAGGCTTTCTGCGTAGCGCGACGAGCTTGATCCAAACCGCAGGCCGTGCCGCACGTCATGAGAAAGGCCGCGTTATACTGTATGCGGATGTTATGACGAATTCCATTAACCAGACATTAGAAGTCACTGGAGCGCGGCGGGAAAAGCAGTTGGCATACAACACCGAGCATGGAATTACTCCCGCAGGTGTGAAGCGCAGCATTGATGAGAGCCTGCAAGCGCCTGGCAAACGCTATGACGAAACTGAGGGGCATGACTTGCTCGCAGCTGAGTCTGGCGACATCGATGTGGCACATGTGATCGCTGAGTTGGAGAGCGAGATGTTGGAAGCGGCGCAGAAACTGGAATTTGAGAAAGCCGCAATGCTGCGCGATCAGATCGATACACTGCAGACAGGTAAGCACGGCGGCGGAGCGACGGGTAGTGCAAAGGCAAAGCCGCACAAGCGTAAGAAGGCGGTTTATAATGCTAAAGGATTGCCTAAAAAGAAGCGCTAG
- a CDS encoding DCC1-like thiol-disulfide oxidoreductase family protein, with translation MKPKSKAILFFDGNCGLCNRSVQFLIRKDKRKHLYFAPIQGIAAQAILPEKYRLALDTVVYQRVAKDGHTTLLFRSDAALLALIDTRSLWRFLARIALWLPRSLRDRVYDAIAMRRQKSLKSATCPMPSREVHARILP, from the coding sequence GTGAAACCGAAGAGCAAAGCAATCTTATTTTTTGATGGTAACTGTGGGCTATGCAATCGCAGCGTTCAGTTCCTTATTCGCAAAGATAAGCGCAAGCATCTCTATTTTGCACCAATCCAAGGTATCGCCGCTCAAGCCATCTTACCTGAGAAGTATCGACTGGCTCTAGATACAGTCGTCTATCAACGTGTTGCTAAAGATGGGCATACCACGCTTCTATTTCGCTCAGATGCGGCCCTGCTCGCTTTAATTGACACTCGTAGCCTATGGCGCTTCCTAGCGCGTATCGCGCTATGGCTACCACGCAGCCTTCGAGATCGGGTGTATGACGCCATCGCAATGCGCCGTCAGAAATCCCTGAAGTCTGCCACTTGCCCGATGCCTAGTCGGGAGGTGCATGCGCGCATCTTACCCTGA
- a CDS encoding putative Na+/H+ antiporter: MELEQASETGEELGLIDQLKLRASADPINVVATVIFLLAVAHTFLATTFNKLAHKYEVEHHNAIALHTKKYVEGKDPVSFKSTLFHFLGEVEAIFGIWLIPLLLALVFMKPEGFEVAAHYIDNRNFTEPMFVVIIMAIASSRPVIQIAETCLRSVASIGKRTPAAWWLSILVVAPLLGSFITEPAAMTIAALLIGHQFYMLDPSPKFKYATLGLLFVNISVGGTLTHFAAPPVLMVANAWHWNMPFMFTHFGWRAVLGIVVATAVYFFIFKKEFKDLAARHEALEQSGADDEPEPAPYWIIIVHLGFVAWTVLTLHHPAFFIAGFLFFLAFTMATHHHQYDIKLKSPILVGFFLAGLVTHGGLQGWWISPVLSSLAEVPLFIGATILTAFNDNAAITFLASQVPVFSPDQFIAGQWISKTGAALANSQGLEYAVVAGAVTGGGLTVIANAPNPAGQSILSKYFKDGVSPFKLLLGALFPTLVMACVFIVLPH, translated from the coding sequence ATGGAATTAGAACAGGCGTCTGAGACGGGCGAGGAGCTTGGATTAATCGATCAGTTAAAACTGCGTGCAAGCGCAGATCCGATTAATGTCGTGGCGACTGTCATCTTTCTACTGGCGGTTGCACATACATTTCTAGCGACGACTTTTAACAAGCTCGCGCATAAATATGAGGTAGAGCATCACAATGCAATTGCCTTACACACTAAGAAGTATGTTGAGGGCAAAGACCCTGTCAGCTTTAAGTCGACACTCTTTCACTTTTTGGGGGAGGTCGAAGCGATTTTTGGTATCTGGCTGATTCCGCTCTTGCTCGCACTTGTATTCATGAAGCCCGAGGGGTTTGAAGTCGCAGCGCATTACATTGATAACCGTAATTTCACAGAGCCGATGTTCGTTGTGATTATTATGGCGATCGCTTCCAGTCGACCTGTGATTCAAATCGCTGAGACGTGCTTACGTTCGGTTGCATCGATCGGGAAGCGCACACCAGCGGCATGGTGGCTGTCCATTCTGGTGGTGGCTCCACTATTAGGCTCCTTTATTACAGAACCTGCTGCAATGACGATTGCTGCACTGTTGATTGGTCATCAATTTTACATGCTAGACCCGTCTCCGAAGTTCAAATATGCGACGCTGGGTCTGTTGTTTGTGAACATTTCTGTCGGTGGCACGCTCACTCACTTTGCTGCACCTCCAGTTTTGATGGTCGCCAACGCATGGCACTGGAACATGCCATTCATGTTCACGCATTTCGGGTGGCGCGCGGTGCTGGGGATCGTGGTCGCGACGGCCGTGTATTTCTTCATCTTCAAGAAGGAGTTTAAGGACTTAGCAGCACGCCATGAGGCATTGGAACAGAGCGGAGCTGATGACGAGCCAGAGCCTGCGCCATATTGGATTATTATAGTGCACTTAGGCTTTGTTGCATGGACAGTGCTGACACTGCACCATCCTGCATTCTTCATCGCAGGTTTCTTGTTTTTCTTGGCGTTTACCATGGCGACGCATCATCACCAGTATGACATCAAATTAAAGTCGCCAATCTTGGTGGGTTTTTTCTTGGCAGGATTGGTGACGCATGGAGGTCTGCAAGGTTGGTGGATTTCCCCCGTGCTGAGTTCACTAGCGGAAGTGCCACTGTTCATCGGTGCAACCATTCTAACTGCATTCAATGATAATGCGGCAATTACCTTCCTTGCCTCGCAGGTCCCTGTATTTAGCCCAGACCAATTTATTGCAGGTCAGTGGATCTCTAAGACTGGGGCGGCCTTGGCTAATTCTCAAGGCCTAGAGTATGCCGTGGTCGCGGGTGCTGTGACAGGCGGTGGCTTAACGGTGATCGCCAACGCGCCGAATCCCGCGGGGCAAAGTATCTTGAGTAAATATTTCAAGGACGGAGTTTCGCCGTTCAAGTTATTGCTCGGAGCGCTTTTTCCAACATTAGTGATGGCTTGTGTCTTTATTGTCCTGCCTCACTAG
- the mnhG gene encoding monovalent cation/H(+) antiporter subunit G produces the protein MSILVAVLMILGSFFAFVAALGVNRMPDFYMRMHAATKAGAFGAALMVCAAALHFHSLRASITALFIIVFFYITTPIAAQTIGEVAYRKGVKLWSKTGRDQLSEDERD, from the coding sequence ATGAGTATATTGGTAGCAGTATTAATGATATTGGGCTCGTTTTTTGCCTTCGTTGCTGCGTTGGGTGTGAACCGTATGCCTGATTTCTACATGCGAATGCATGCCGCGACGAAAGCGGGCGCATTTGGCGCTGCATTAATGGTGTGCGCTGCAGCATTGCACTTTCATTCGCTACGCGCTTCGATCACCGCACTTTTTATCATCGTATTCTTCTATATTACCACCCCGATTGCTGCGCAGACAATTGGAGAAGTTGCTTATCGTAAGGGAGTTAAGCTTTGGTCTAAGACTGGACGTGATCAGCTTTCAGAAGATGAGCGTGACTAG
- a CDS encoding monovalent cation/H+ antiporter complex subunit F, translating to MRRILMGPTPFDRVVALDLVGGVCLCLIVLFAVYFEQMILLETAFGISLVSFLGTVAFARYLGRRTKR from the coding sequence ATGCGTCGCATTTTAATGGGGCCAACGCCGTTTGATCGAGTCGTCGCTTTAGATTTGGTGGGAGGAGTCTGCCTCTGCTTGATTGTGTTGTTTGCTGTCTATTTCGAGCAGATGATATTATTAGAGACAGCATTTGGAATTTCCCTGGTTAGTTTTCTTGGGACGGTGGCTTTTGCACGATATTTAGGGAGGCGGACAAAACGATGA
- a CDS encoding Na+/H+ antiporter subunit E: MKRLFAFAEFLLFYLKEVLVSNLRVAYDVLTPTHRMTPGIIALNVADMSDRQIALMANFITMTPGTLGLTVSENHDKLYIHSMYLDGEVEEIADQLLNDYGKRVRRVV; the protein is encoded by the coding sequence ATGAAGCGCTTATTTGCATTTGCTGAGTTTTTGCTGTTCTATTTGAAGGAGGTTCTCGTTTCGAATCTTCGGGTGGCCTACGATGTGTTGACACCCACGCACCGGATGACGCCCGGTATCATTGCGCTGAATGTGGCTGATATGAGTGATCGTCAAATCGCGCTGATGGCAAATTTTATTACAATGACTCCTGGAACCTTGGGCTTAACCGTGTCGGAGAATCATGATAAGCTCTACATTCATTCGATGTATTTGGATGGGGAAGTTGAGGAGATTGCTGATCAATTATTAAATGATTACGGAAAGCGGGTAAGACGTGTGGTTTGA
- a CDS encoding proton-conducting transporter membrane subunit yields the protein MINYALLLPIILPLLGVITLLIGARSLTFQRIGGVFFACVTFVASLNLLYVVDQVDYLVIHMGEWSAPLGITMVADRFSAIMVAVSSFMGAAVAIYALSEIDEARLKKFFFPLYLVLIWGVNGAFLTGDLFNLYVWFEVMLIASFVLMSMGGAKEELEGGLKYVCLNLLSSVMFLIGAGMIYGKTGTLNMADIAQHLAAAENVNWAISSSMLLLVAFGLKAGMFPFFFWLPASYHTPPSAVSAVFAGLLTKVGVYALFRSYTLMFAPLFPEVQTIILWLAVLTMITGVLGAASQFDMRRILSFHIVSQIGYMVLGLAFMTPLAISAAIFYLVHHIIVKTNLFLVSGVVIRLKGSCDLSKVGGLAVSAPWLAVLFFIPAFSLGGIPPLSGFWAKFALVKSGIEIESWLPVTAALLVGVLTLYSMTKIWAEAFWKTQPEDVDVQPGKPIGSLACMLVPIVILAVSTILIGIVGEPLFAFSERAAAQLLNPESYISAVMPEVLEVSP from the coding sequence GTGATTAATTACGCGCTATTACTACCTATTATACTCCCGTTGTTGGGGGTGATTACACTGTTGATCGGGGCACGTTCATTGACTTTCCAGCGCATTGGCGGGGTCTTTTTTGCCTGTGTTACCTTTGTGGCTTCGCTGAATCTACTCTATGTGGTCGACCAAGTTGATTATTTAGTGATTCACATGGGAGAATGGAGTGCACCCCTTGGCATTACTATGGTCGCCGATCGATTTAGTGCGATCATGGTTGCGGTATCCTCGTTCATGGGCGCGGCTGTAGCGATCTATGCCTTGAGTGAAATAGATGAAGCGCGGTTGAAGAAGTTCTTTTTTCCGCTCTATCTCGTTCTGATTTGGGGCGTCAACGGTGCCTTTCTAACTGGAGATTTGTTTAATCTTTATGTCTGGTTCGAGGTCATGTTGATCGCTTCGTTTGTCCTCATGTCAATGGGGGGGGCGAAGGAAGAGCTAGAAGGCGGGCTGAAGTATGTATGCCTAAACTTGCTTTCTTCGGTGATGTTTTTGATCGGTGCTGGCATGATTTATGGCAAAACTGGGACATTGAACATGGCTGATATTGCTCAGCATTTGGCTGCGGCTGAGAATGTGAATTGGGCCATTAGCAGTTCGATGTTGTTACTAGTCGCCTTCGGTTTAAAGGCTGGTATGTTTCCGTTTTTCTTCTGGTTGCCTGCATCTTACCATACGCCGCCTTCCGCAGTGTCCGCGGTCTTTGCGGGCTTGTTGACTAAGGTCGGGGTATATGCGCTGTTTCGTTCGTATACGCTGATGTTTGCACCCTTGTTTCCTGAAGTGCAGACGATCATTTTATGGTTGGCGGTTCTAACTATGATTACAGGCGTGCTTGGCGCCGCGTCTCAGTTCGATATGCGCCGTATTCTATCGTTTCATATTGTGAGCCAGATCGGTTATATGGTGCTCGGTTTGGCATTTATGACGCCTTTGGCGATTTCCGCCGCGATTTTTTATCTTGTGCACCATATTATTGTGAAGACGAACCTGTTCCTTGTGAGTGGGGTGGTCATACGTCTGAAGGGGAGCTGCGATTTGTCGAAGGTCGGTGGTTTGGCAGTATCGGCTCCATGGCTCGCGGTGCTGTTTTTTATTCCGGCATTTTCGCTCGGGGGCATTCCACCGCTCTCGGGGTTCTGGGCCAAGTTTGCTCTGGTAAAATCCGGCATTGAGATCGAGAGCTGGCTACCGGTTACGGCAGCCCTACTTGTGGGAGTGCTGACCTTGTATTCGATGACTAAGATCTGGGCTGAAGCTTTTTGGAAGACACAGCCTGAGGATGTGGATGTGCAACCGGGCAAGCCGATCGGATCGCTCGCGTGCATGCTTGTCCCTATCGTCATTTTGGCTGTCTCAACCATCCTGATCGGGATTGTTGGAGAGCCTCTATTCGCTTTTTCGGAGCGAGCTGCTGCACAATTATTAAACCCAGAGTCTTATATATCGGCAGTGATGCCTGAAGTATTGGAGGTGTCGCCATGA
- a CDS encoding Na+/H+ antiporter subunit C produces the protein MEPLIAFLIGVLFATGIYSLLRRSIVKLVIGIVLISQGANLLVFTSGGLLAGRPALVQAGATAPEAPFGDPLPQAMVLTAIVIGFGLTAFLLTLVCRAHEAVGDDDINAFDNTDT, from the coding sequence ATGGAGCCACTAATTGCTTTTCTTATTGGGGTCTTATTTGCGACAGGCATTTACAGTTTGTTGCGGCGCAGCATTGTTAAGCTCGTCATTGGGATCGTGCTGATTTCTCAAGGAGCCAATTTATTGGTATTTACCTCTGGTGGATTGCTGGCTGGACGTCCGGCATTGGTCCAAGCGGGTGCGACTGCACCTGAAGCACCTTTTGGAGATCCGTTGCCACAGGCGATGGTGCTGACTGCAATTGTGATCGGGTTCGGTCTGACTGCGTTCCTATTAACTTTGGTCTGTCGCGCACATGAAGCTGTGGGCGACGACGACATTAACGCTTTTGATAATACAGACACGTGA
- a CDS encoding MnhB domain-containing protein, which produces MRYFILRQASHILFPCLLLLSLVVLYRGHNLPGGGFIGGLMAATAFILVGIGSGMDAAKAKLRIDPVTLLGVGLAVAVLSGLPGMLHGGAFLTGAWLPTFYLPLLGAIHLGTPLVFDIGVYLVVIGFTLHTTFNLAELGEPDDGEGVK; this is translated from the coding sequence ATGAGGTATTTTATATTAAGACAGGCGAGTCATATCCTGTTCCCGTGCTTACTTCTACTATCCTTAGTGGTGTTGTATCGTGGGCATAATTTACCGGGTGGCGGATTTATCGGAGGGTTGATGGCTGCGACCGCATTTATCCTAGTGGGGATTGGTAGTGGTATGGACGCTGCGAAAGCGAAGTTACGTATTGATCCGGTGACTTTACTGGGCGTGGGCTTAGCGGTTGCTGTTTTGAGCGGTTTGCCAGGGATGCTACATGGTGGGGCGTTTTTGACGGGTGCGTGGTTGCCTACTTTTTATCTGCCGCTGTTAGGTGCGATTCATTTGGGCACACCTTTGGTATTTGATATTGGAGTGTATTTAGTGGTCATTGGATTTACGCTTCATACGACTTTTAATTTGGCAGAATTAGGTGAACCAGATGATGGGGAGGGAGTTAAATAA